The Thermodesulfobacteriota bacterium genome includes a region encoding these proteins:
- a CDS encoding MFS transporter: MSTSYSIKTKRGQVLSWCMYDWANSAFATTVMAAVLPVYYSQVAGADLAANTATVYWGYTTAGALLITALLAPIMGAIADYSGVKKKLLMSFAAVGIFATALLYFVTTGDWLLASVLFIIGNIGFAISEVFYNSLLPHVAEPENIDQVSTKGYALGYLGGGLLLGINVLMIEFMSDKLLATRLSFVSVAIWWAVFTIPIIKNVKEPKATKSNGSHANPITGGFKRLSKTFHELRKYRDLSVFLLAFWIYNDGIGTIIKMATIYGAEIGIDQTSLIGALLMTQFVGIPFAFLFGRLAKTLGTKNSILLGLAVYTLISISGYFMETALHFWILAFMVGTVQGGTQALSRSFFGSMLPKSKTAEFYGFYGMSSKFAGIVGPLVFAIVSQVAGSSRLSIISLIVFFIVGGFVLFKVDENRGLELAEKENL; encoded by the coding sequence ATGTCTACTTCATATTCAATTAAAACTAAACGCGGCCAGGTGCTTAGCTGGTGTATGTACGACTGGGCAAACTCAGCTTTCGCAACAACTGTAATGGCAGCTGTGCTGCCGGTTTACTACAGTCAGGTGGCGGGAGCAGATCTTGCTGCAAACACAGCAACAGTATACTGGGGGTACACCACCGCAGGAGCACTACTTATAACTGCCCTTCTTGCACCCATCATGGGTGCTATTGCAGACTATTCAGGAGTTAAGAAAAAGCTTCTTATGAGCTTTGCCGCTGTTGGTATATTCGCGACCGCACTTCTTTACTTCGTAACCACAGGGGATTGGCTACTAGCCTCTGTGCTATTTATCATCGGCAACATTGGGTTTGCAATATCTGAAGTATTCTATAACTCCCTTTTACCTCATGTGGCTGAGCCCGAGAACATAGACCAGGTATCCACCAAAGGCTATGCGCTTGGATATCTTGGAGGAGGTTTACTTCTTGGCATAAACGTACTTATGATCGAGTTTATGTCAGACAAGCTCCTTGCCACACGTCTTAGTTTTGTCAGTGTGGCTATATGGTGGGCTGTCTTTACGATCCCAATTATTAAAAATGTAAAAGAACCAAAAGCCACTAAGAGTAATGGCTCACATGCTAACCCGATAACTGGCGGTTTTAAAAGGCTTAGCAAGACTTTTCATGAGTTAAGAAAATATAGAGACCTATCTGTATTCTTACTGGCGTTTTGGATTTATAACGATGGCATAGGAACAATAATCAAAATGGCTACAATTTACGGAGCTGAGATAGGAATTGATCAAACCTCACTGATTGGAGCTTTATTGATGACTCAGTTTGTCGGCATACCATTTGCTTTTTTATTCGGAAGACTGGCGAAAACTTTGGGTACAAAAAACTCAATCCTCCTAGGACTGGCCGTTTATACACTGATTTCCATCAGCGGTTATTTCATGGAGACGGCGCTTCATTTTTGGATCCTAGCCTTTATGGTCGGCACAGTTCAGGGCGGGACCCAGGCACTAAGCCGCTCATTTTTCGGCTCAATGCTGCCAAAATCCAAAACTGCAGAATTCTATGGTTTCTATGGGATGAGCTCTAAATTTGCTGGCATAGTAGGACCTCTTGTTTTCGCTATAGTATCACAGGTTGCCGGCTCAAGTAGACTAAGTATTATCTCTCTAATAGTGTTCTTCATAGTAGGGGGATTTGTACTTTTTAAAGTGGATGAAAACAGGGGATTGGAACTGGCCGAAAAAGAGAATTTATAA